DNA sequence from the Candidatus Nanopelagicales bacterium genome:
TCCAGCACCTGCAGTACCGGCGTCGCCGGCGCGGGCTTGGCCGCCATCGGGTCCCCACCACCTAGCCGCTAGATTGACGTACGTCGATCAGTGTGCCACGGTCGGAGCATATCGACATCTGTCGATGGACTGCGTGGAGGCGTACCCGGAGGTCCGGATGGAGAACACCCGCCCGTCGGTGCTGTTCGTCTGCGTGCACAACGCCGGTCGCTCGCAGATGGCCGCGGCGTACCTGACCCACCTGGCCGGCGACCGGGTCGAGGTGCGTTCGGCCGGGTCCGCGCCGGCCGACACCGTGAACCCCGCCGTCGTCGAGGCCCTCGCGGAGGAGGGGATCGACATCTCCGCCGAGGTGCCCAAGGTGCTGACCACCGACGCGGTGCGCGAGTCCGACGTGGTCATCACGATGGGCTGCGGCGACGTGTGCCCGGTGTTCCCCGGGAAGCGGTACGAGGACTGGGTGCTGGCCGACCCGGCGGGCAAGGGCGTGGCCGAGGTACGACCGGTCCGCGACGAGATCCGGCGCCGGATCGAGGCGCTGATCGACGAGATCGCGCCGGCCCCGGCCGGACCTGCCGCGTGACAGCGAACCCGACCCCCTCGCCCGCGCCGCCGGATCCCGACGAGCAGGCGGTCCTGCAGCGGCTGTCCCTCCTCGACCGGTTCCTGCCGGTCTGGATCCTCGCGGCGATGGCCCTCGGGCTGCTGCTCGGCCGGCTGGTGCCCTCCGTGCAGACGGCCCTCGACGCGGTGAAGGTCGACCAGACGTCGCTGCCGATCGCGCTGGGTCTGCTGCTCATGATGTACCCGGTGCTGGCCAAGGTCCGCTACGAGGACATGGGTCACGTCACCGGTGACCGTCGGCTGCTGTGGCTGTCCCTGGTGCTCAACTGGCTGATCGGGCCGCTGCTCATGTTCACCCTGGCGTGGGTGTTCCTGGCCGACTACCCGGAGTTCCGCACCGGCCTGATCGTGATCGGCCTGGCCCGGTGCATCGCGATGGTGCTGATCTGGAACGACCTGGCCTGCGGGGACCGGGAGGCCGCCGCTCTGCTGGTGGCCATCAACTCGGTGTTCCAGATCGTGGCGTACGCGCTGCTCGGCACGTTCTACCTGAAGGTGCTGCCCGGCTGGCTCGGGCTGGACACCCAGGACGTGCAGTTCTCCACCTGGGACATCACCAAGGCGGTCCTGATCTTCCTCGGCATCCCGCTGCTGGCCGGCTACCTGACCCGGCGGATCGGGCTGCGTACCAGGGGGGAGCGCTGGTACGACGAGCGCTTCGTCCCCTTCATCAGCCCGTTCGCGCTGTACGGCCTGCTGTTCACCATCGTCGTGATGTTCGCGCTGCAGGGTGACGCGATCACCTCCGACCCGTGGTCTGTCGCGCTGATCGCGGTGCCACTGCTGGTCTACTTCGCGCTCATGTGGGGGGTGTCGTTCCTGCTCGGCTGGCGGGCGCGGCTGGGCTACCCCAAGACGGCGACGGTCGCGTTCACCGCGGCGGGGAACAACTTCGAGCTGGCCATCGCCGTCAGCATCGGGGTCTGGGGGGTCACCTCCGGCCAGGCGCTGGCCGGCGTCGTCGGCCCGCTGATCGAGGTGCCGGCCCTGGTGGCGCTGGTCTACGTCTCGCTGTGGCTGCGTCGACGGCTCTTCGCCGGGAGCGGGGCCGGCACGACACGCCGGTGATACGTACCACTTGCAATACCGGAAATAGAGTTCCTATATTTCCCCCGTGATCCTGCGCCTGGCTCGTGCCGTCCTCGTCCTCGCGGCCCTGGCCGCGCTCGTCCTGCTGGCGGTCGCGGTCACCGGGACCGCGCCCGCTCTGACGCTGGGGACGGTGGACCTCGGGCCCCTGGGCCCGGCGACCGTCGGGGTGTCGGTGGGGCTCGTCCCCGCGTTCCTCCTGGTCCTGGTGACCGGCCTCGGCGCCGTCGTGGCGTCGTACGCCGTGCGCAACCTGGCGGGTCAGCGCCGGCTGGGGCGGTTCGCGGCCTTGGAGGTGCTCGCCATCGGTGCCCTGGCGCTGGCCGTCACTGCGCAGAGCCTGCCCCTCCTCGCGCTGGGCTGGACCACTGCCGGGCTGGCGCTCGCGGCCCTGGTCGCGCACGCCGGCACCCCGTCTGCCCGGGCGGCGGCCGGCCGGGTCCGCACCCGACTGCTGGTCGGGGACGCGGCCCTGTGGGCCGCGGTGGCCACGGCCGGGGTCGGCCTGGGCGCGCTGGACCTGGCGACCCTGCCCGCCGCGGTGGCCGACGGACCGGGCCCTGTGGTCGCTGCCGCGGCGCTGCTCGTCGTGGTCGCGGGCCTGGTGCGCAGCGCGCTGGTCCCCGCCCACCGCTGGCTGCCGGAGACGGCCGAGGCTCCCTCCCCGGTCAGCGCCCTGCTGCACGCCGGCCTGGTCAACGGCGTCGGCGTCCTGGCACTCCTGCTGTGGCCCCTGCTGTCCACCTCCGCCCCCGCGCGCGCGGCGCTGCTGGTGGCCGGAGTGGCCACGGTGCTGCTGGCCACCGGCCAGCAGCGCACCCGCCCGGACGTGAAGGGCCGGCTGGCGGCGTCGACGTCGGCTCAGATGGGCTACCTGTCGGTCACCGCGGCCCTCGGCCTGCCCGTCGCAGTCCTGGCCCACGTCCTGGGTCACGGGGCCTGGAAGGCGGGGCTCTTCCTCGGTGCGGGCGGCACGGTCGAGCGCGTCCGGGCCACCGCGCCGCACGGCGGTGGGTCCGGTCGGTCCGGTGGGTCCGGTCAGGCGGGGTCGCGCGCGCGGGCGACCACGGTCGCCATCGTGCTCGCGACCGTTGCCGTCGTCGGCGCCGCCGTCGTGCCGGGGCCCTGGGGCGACGCGCTGGTGGCCGGGCCGGCCGAGCTGCTCCCGCTCGCGGTCGCGGTCGCGGCCGGCGCCCTGGGCGTCCGCGCGGCGCTGGCCTCGCCCGCGGGCGGCCGGGTCGCTGCCGGCCTGGCGGTGTCCGCCACCCTGGCGGCGGTGGCCGGCTACGTGCTGGGGCTGCGGGCCCTGGGGCGGCTGCTCCACGACGTCGCCGGGTGGACTCCTGCGGGCTGGGGCGCCGCGGAGGCGCCCGCCCTGGCGGCCGCGGTGGCCGGGCTGCTCGCCCTGGCCGTCGGCGCCTGGTGGGTCGACCGCCGGCTGCGCGCCGGGGCCTGGCCCGGACTGGCCGCCGCAGTGGCCCGCACCTCGCTCCCCGCTCCCCGGTCGGCCCGCGTCAGCGTGACCGGAGCCGCGCAGGCCGACGCCTCGTCGGCACCACCGCAGTGCGACCCGGCGCGGGTGCGCCGCGAGATCCGCCGGGCCGCGGCGGTGGTGGCCCCCTCGTGGCCGCTGACCTCGTTCGTGGCGAGCAACCCGCTTGCGGGGCTGGAGGACCGGCCGTTCGACGAGGCGGTCGCCGAGGCCGCGGCCGCGTGGGGGGCCCGGACCGGTCCCGGTGCGGCGAGCCTGCGCGCCGCCGTGCGGGACGGCCGGGTCGACCCGGACCTGGCCGCGCAGGTCCTGGCCGGCGCCGGTCTCGACCTCGATCCGGACCTCTCCGCGGTACCCGGCACGGACCGGCCGGACGCGACCGAGGTCGTGCTCGCGCTGCTCTCGGGCGAGGAGTGCGGACCCGCGCCGCTCCAGGCGGCCCGGCAGAGACTGCATCGTGGGCCGGACGCAGACCCGGCGGCCGGGAGCGTCCTGGCCGACGCCCTGGCTGCTCTTCCGCGACCCGCCGCCCCGGTCACCGCCCCACTGGACCGCCTGGCCGGCTCGGATGCCGCAGCCCGGGCCCGGGTGGTCGCGTCGTGGTGCGCCGCCCAGGCGCTCGGCCGGACCGGCTGGCCGGTCGCCGGTGGGCCCTGGCGGGTGCTGCGGGCCTCCACCACACGGCTGGACCGCGCGCTGGGCGTACGGGGCGCGGGGGCGCTGGTCGGCCGGCTGCCGGCCGAGCCCGAGTCGGCCGTGGCGGTGCTGCTGGACCGCCTCGCCGGCCCGACGGACGACGACGCCCGGGTGACGCTCGTGGCCCGCGTCCTGGCGCGGGACCCCGGCTGGCCGGCGCACCTGGCCTGGCGCCGCCGCCAGCGACTGGCCCCGACCCCCGACCGCACCGACGCCGACGCCACCGGGGACCCGCTGGGTGCGCCGGACGTCCTGGGACCGCTGGCCCCCGACCTGGCCGAGCCGATCGGCCCCGCGGACGCCGGCGCCGACCCCGACCTGGCCGGGCTGCTCGCCGTCCGGCTCGCGCTCGAGGCGGCCGTGGGGGAGGCGTACGGCGTGGTCTCCACGGCCCCTGCGGCACCCCTGCCGGCGGCTGCGGTGTCGCCCGGCGCCGACGGTGCCGCCCGGGCGCTCGCCGACGGGTGCGGGGCACTGGGACTCGCGCCGAACGAGCTCGACGACCGGGGCGTGGCCGCGGTGCTGGGCCTGGTCGGCGCGGTCGACCGGGTCGGGCGCGAGCGGCTGCGGCTGCTGCTGCTCGAGCAGGCGGTCCGCCGCGACCTGCTGCCGGCGCTGGCCGACCGTGCGCGCGATCTGCGGGCCGGGGGAGGCTCCGCGCTGGTCCACCCGCTGGGGTCTGATGCGGGCCCCGCCGGGCCGGACGCCCAGGTGGTCACCTGCATCGACGTCCGCTCCGAGCGGCTGCGCCGCCAGCTGGAGTGGCTGGGGCCGTGGGAGACGCTGGGGATCGCCGGCTTCTTCGGCCTGCCGATGCGGCACGTGGGGCCCGGCGGTACCACCGGCGACCGCGCACCCGCGCTGCTGCGTCCCGGCTGGCTGGTCGCCGAGGACCGGGCACCCGCCCCTGCCGCGGCGGGTGCGCTGGACCGGCTGCGCGCCGCGGTGCACGACGTCGAGGCCCGTCCCTTCGTCCCCTTCGCGCTGGCCGAGGCGTCGGGCTGGCTGATCGCGCCGGCCGCGCTGCTGCGCACCTGGGCTGCCGGCTGGTGGGCGCGCCTGACGGCCCGCAGCGCGCGCCGCTGGTCCCTGCCGCGGCGGGGCCAGCTCCGGCTGCTCGCGGACCCGGAGCACCCCGGCACCGGCTTCGCCCCCGACGAACTGGTCGCCGCCTGTGCGGGCTTCCTGCGTACCGTCGGCCTGCACCGGCCGGCCCCGCTCGTCGTCCTGTGCGGACACGGCGGATCCGCCGCGAACCACCCGCACGTGGCGGCGTACGACTGCGGGGCGTGCGGCGGATGGGCCGGCGACGTGAGCGCGCGGGCGCTGGCGCAGGCGCTGAACCTGGAGTGGGTGCGGGACCGGCTGTGGCAGCACGGGTTCGAGATCGACGCGGGTACCCGGTTCGTCGCAGCGGTGCACGACACCACCCGCGACCGCGTGGAGCTGCTCGAGCCCGAGGCCGGCAGCGACCCTGCGCTGGCCCGGCTGGCCGCGGACCTGGACCGGGCCGCCGAGGCGGCCGCGCGGGAGCGCGCCGGTGAGCTGGCCGGCGCCCGCCCCACGGCGGGGACGTCCTCCGTACGGCGGCTGCGTCGCCAGCTGGACGCGCGCGCCGCGGACTGGTCGCAGGCGTTCCCGGAGTGGGGCCTGGCGGGCAACGCGGCGCTGGTCGTCGGACCGCGCGCCCTCACCGCCGGCCTGGACCTGCGGGGGCGGGTGTTCCTGCACTCCTACCGCCCGGACCTCGACGCGGACGGAGCGGTCCTGGAGACCCTGCTGACCGCGCCGCTGGTCGTCGCGCAGTGGATCAACGCGCAGTACTGGTGCGCCACGGTCGATCCGGCCCGGTTCGGGGCCGGCGACAAGACGACCCACAACGTGCTGGCCTCGCCCGACGGCGCCCCCGCCCCGCTCAGCGGCGTCCTCACCGGTGCGGCCGGGGACCTGCGGATCGGGCTGCCGTGGCAGGCCGTGTCGGACCGTGCCCCGGGCACCGACGGGTTCGACGCGGCGGCCCCGGTGCACGAGCCGGTCCGGCTGCTCGCCGTGGTCTGCGCCGGGACGGACGCCATCGACGCGGTGCTGGCCCGGCACGAGGGCCCGGGCCGCCTGGTCGAGGGCCGGTGGCTGACCCTGGTGTCGCTCGGGCCCGAGGACGGGAGGCTCCGGCGACGGCTGCCGGGCGGCCGCTGGGTGCCGGCGGCGACCGACCCGCGCACGGCAGGCGAGCCCCGGTGGGGTGACGACCTGGTCGGGTCCCCGGCCGGGTAGCCGGCCCTGCCGACGCGGGGGACCGACGGCCCTGGGGGCACGGCGGTCGGCCGACGAGGCTGGAGGCATGGCGCCGCGGACCCGCGGTCGGTCCGGCGCGGCGTCGCGCTGCGCGGCGTCGCTGCCCGTACTGCTCGTCGCCCTGCTCGTGGTCGCGCTCGGGCTGGTGCTGCCCGCGGGGCCGGTGGCCGCCGTACCCGCGGCGGATCCAGACGCGCCGGTCACGCTGGTGCTCTTCCACGGCGAGGGGTGCCCGCACTGCGCCGCGGAGCAGGAGTGGCTGGCGGGCCTGGCCGAGCGCCACCCCGAGCTGGTCGTCGAGTTGTACGAGGTCTGGTACGACGAAGGCAACCGCGCGCTGCTCGAGGAAACCGCGCAGCGGCTGGGGTTCGACCCGGTCGGCGTCCCCGTCACGGTGGTCGGGGACCGGGTGTGGATCGGGTTCGACGACGCCCGCGCGGCGGAGATCGAGGCCGTGGTCTCGGCCGCGCTGGAGGGGGCGACCGCGTCACCCGGGACCGCCGTCCCGGAGCAGCCGGAGCAGTCCGCGATGGTGGTCGAGGTCCCGCTGCTCGGCGAGACCGACCTGTCCTCCTCCTCGCTGCTGGTCAGCACGCTGGTCATCGGCTTCGTCGACGGCGTGAACCCGTGCTCGCTGTGGGTGCTGTCCGTGCTGCTCGCGATCGTGCTGCACAGCGGGTCGCGCCGCCGGGTCCTGCTGGTGGGCACGACGTTCCTGACCGTCACGGCGGCGATGTACGCGCTCTACGTGGTGGGGATGTACAGCGCCTTGGACTACGTCGGCGAGCTGGGCTGGATCCGGGTCGTGGTGGCCGCCGTCGCGGCGGTCTTCGGCCTGCTCCAGCTCAAGGACGGCATCGCGCCCGGCACCGGGCCGTCCCTGTCGCTGTCGACGGAGCGGCGGCCCGAGCTGTTCCGCCGGATGCGTGGAGTCGCCCTGTCCGACCGCGGGCTCGCGGGGACGGTGGCGGGCACGGTCGTCCTCGCCGTCGGGGTCTCGCTGCTCGAGACGCCGTGCACCGCCGGCCTGCCGCTGATGTGGACGTCGATGCTGGCGCGCGCCGACGTCTCCCTGGCCGCCGCGGTCCTGCTGTTCGCGGCGTACATGGCGGTGTTCCTGCTCGACGAGCTGGTGGTGTTCGTCGCCGCCGTGGTGACCCTGCGGGCGGCCAAGGTGCAGGAGCGGCACGGCCGGCTGCTCAAGCTGGTGGCCGGGTCGGTCCTGCTGGCGCTGGCCGTCACGATGCTGGTCGCGCCGGCCGCGCTGGAGTCGCTCGTCGGTGCCGCGGCGGTCTTCGGCGCGGCCGCCGCCCTCACCGCGGTCCTGTGGCTGGTCGTCCGCGCCCGCACGCCCGAGACCACGCACCCGTCCGCAGCTTCCCGGAGGTGAGCCGTGTTCCGTGACCGCACCGAGGCCGGGCGCCGGCTGGCGCCGCTGCTGGCGCACTGCGCCGGGCCGGACACCGTGGTCGTGGGCCTGCCGCGGGGCGGCGTCCCCGTCGCCGCGGAGGTCGCGCGGGCGCTGGGTGCCCCGCTGGACGTCATCGTCGTACGCAAGCTCGGCGTGCCGGGGCGGCCCGAGCTGGGGATGGGCGCGATCGGGGAGGACGACGTGCGCGTCGTCGACCCGTTCATCGTGCGGATGGCCGGGGTGAGCGACGCCGACCTCGCGGAGGTGGAGGCGAGGGAGCGGGTCGAACTGGCCCGGCGGGCCGAGCGGTTCCGGGGCGGGCGCCGGCGCATCCCGCTCGCCGGCCGGACGGTGGTGGTGGTCGACGACGGCATCGCGACCGGGTCGACCGCGCGCGCCGCCTGCGCGGTCGCGCGCGCGGAGGGCGCCCGTCGCGTCGTGCTCGCCGTGCCAGTGGCCCCGCACGACTGGACCCGCCGGCTCGAGGGGGCGGCCGACGAACTGGTGTGCGTGGCGACGCCGGACCCGTTCTATGCCGTGGGCGAGTTCTACGACGACTTCCGGCAGACCTCGGACGACGAGGTCCTGGCGCTGCTGCACGCGGCCGACGCGCGCGGCGGTCCCGGTGCTGACGGTCCCGGGGATGGTGACCGGGGGGAGCGGCGGCCGCGGGACGAGGAGGTCGAGGTCGACGTCGGTGACGCCCTGGTCGGCGGCCACCTCGGCGTGCCCCCCGCGGGGCGGGGGCTGGTCGTGTTCGCGCACGGGAGCGGGAGCAGCCGTTTCAGCCCGCGCAACCGCTACGTCGCCGAGCGCCTGCAGGGCGCCGGGCTGGCCACGCTGCTGTTCGACCTGCTCACGCCGCGGGAGGAGTCGGACCGGGGGAACGTGTTCGACATCGACCTGCTGGGCCGCCGGCTGCGCGCGGTCGAGTCATGGGCGCGCGGGGTCCCCGGGCTGGGGAGCGAGCCCGTCGGGTTCTTCGGCGCGAGCACCGGTGCGGGAGCGGCGCTGTGGGCGGCGGCGGACCCCGGCTGCGGGGTGCGGGCCGTCGTGTCCCGTGGCGGTCGGCCCGACCTCGCGGGTCCCCGGCTGCACCTGGTCCGCGCCCCGACCCTGCTGATCGTGGGCGGCCACGACGTCGCGGTCCTGGGGATGAACCGGGAGGCGCAGGCGCGGATGCGCTGCGAGACCGACCTCGCGGTGGTGCCCGGAGCGACCCACCTGTTCGAGGAGCCCGGGACGCTGACATCGGCCGCCGACCTGGCCCGGGACTGGTTCCTGCGCTACCTGGCCGACGGGTCCCCGGTGGCCCCGGCGGGGGACGGCTGACCGGTCGCCGCCCCGGAACCGATTGGACCGACGCGACGGGGACCCCGTACCCTGGTCGGCAGCAGTCCACCCCGTGACTGCCCGCAGGTGCGAAGACGCCCGCGGATCCGTCAGCCGGCCGCTTGGTTCGGACCGGTTCCACGTGTCGCAGGTCTCCGTGTTCTGACGCGTTGAGACCGACCGCGTGTGGTTGGTGAAGGGAGATGCCTCATGCATGAGGTCGACTACGGTCCCTGGGACGACTGAGTCCCGGGCTCGAGCCTGATCGGCGCCGCGGCCGGCAGCGACCATCTGGTCGCTTTGCCGGTCGCGGCGTCGCCGTTGGTGGCACATTGTGCGCGGCATCCCCTCGGTGCGAAGGAGCCCTGCAGATGCGCAACCCCTGGCGAAACACAGGCCGGCTCGTGCTGGCCGCGGCCGTGGCCGGCTCGGTGCTGGTCGCGGTCCCCCAAGCCGGACAGGCGGCCACGCCGCCCAAGCTGAAGGTGATGACGCAGAACCTCTACCTCGGGTCCAGCCTCGACCCGGCGATCGAGGCCACCGGCGGTGCCGAGTTCCTGGCCGCCGTCGCCACCATCTACAGCACGGCCATCAAGACCGACTTCCCCGCCCGGGCCAAGGCCATCGCGGCCAGCATCAAGGCTCAGCGTCCGGCCCTGGTCGGCCTGCAGGAGGTCTCCAAGTGGACCTTCGCGCGGACCAACGAGGGGCCGGCGCTGCCGTCGTACGACTTCCTCACGATCCTGCTCGGCGAGCTCAAGGCTCAGGGCCTGAACTACAAGGTCGGCGGGTCGGTGAACAACGCGCTCATCTCGGCCCCGCTGGTGTCGCCGGTGGCCGAGCAGGCCTGCCCGCCTCCGCCGGAGGGCAGCCTGGTCTTCAGCTGCTCGGTCACGCTGCAGGACCGCGACGTGATCCTCTACAACGCGTCCGCCGAGACGCTGCGCGTCTCCGGCAAGCGGACCGGGCGCTACCGGGCGCAGGCCTCCCTGCCGACCCCGCTCGGCGCGGTGTCGTTCGACCGCGGCTGGGTGTCGGTCGAGGTCCGCTACCAGGGCAAGCGGTTCCGGTTCGTCAACACGCACCTGGAGGTTGAGGGCTTCGCCAAGATCCAGGAGGCCCAGGCCGCGGAGTTCCTGGCCGGACCGGCCAAGTCCCGCGGGACCGTGGTCGCCACCGGTGACTTCAACTCCGCGTCCGACGGCTCGACGTCCCGGTCGTACCGGATCCTGACCAGGAAGTACTTCTCGGACGCGTGGGTCGTGAAGCGCGACGGCAAGGGCCTGACCTGCTGCCAGAACAGCGACCTGTCCAACACCTCGTCGCAGTACAAGACCCGCATCGACCTGGTGCTCACGCACGGCAACGCGGTGTCCACCAAGGCGGTGCGCGTGAACGACCGGACGTTCCAGTCCACGGTGCCGCTGTGGCCCTCGGACCACGCGGGTGTCGTGGCCACGGTGAAGCTGACCTGACGCGAGGCCTCCCTCTCGAGAGGCGGCTGGGCGGCACCCCGTGGTGGGGGTGCCGCCCAGCCGGCGTTCGGGGTCAGCGGGTGCGCACCCACGTCGTGTTGGTGGGGCCGACGTCCGCCCCGTTCACGGCCCGCACCTGGCACAGGTAGTCCGCACGTCGCACGAGCCCGGTGATGACGACCGACCGCGCGGTCACCGGCAGCCTGATCCAGCGGGTGAAGGTGCCGAATCCCTTGCGATAGCGGTAGTCGTAGCGGGTCGGCCTGGGGCCGCTGCTCGGCGGCTTCCAGGTGAGCTTGATGGTGCCCGCGCGCGGTGACGTCCCGCTGAAGGCCGCCAGCTTGCCCGGCGGCCGGGAGGACGGCCGGACCGTCGAGGAGGGGGCCGACCACGGGCCGACGCCGGCCTCGCTCTCCGCCGCGACCCGGAACCGGTAGGTGCGGTTGTTGCTGAGCTTCAGCACGACCAGCTTCGTACGCGGCGCTGCGACGGGGGAGCCGACGACGGAGGTCCACCGGGTGCCGCCGTCGGTCGACTTCTGCACCCGGTACTGCAGCACGCCGTCCGTGTCGGCGCCCGGCGGCGCGGTCCAGGTAACGGTGGCCCGGTTGCTCCCCGCAAGCGCCTTCACGTTGGTCGGTGCCGCAGGCACGGCCGATCGCGGCACTGCGACGGCGGTGGTCGCCCGGGTCGTCGCCGCGTCCGGCGCTGGGGCGGCTGTCGCCGGTACGGCGACAGCCATCACCGTCGCCACGGTGAGTGCTGCGGTTAGGCCTCGATGCCGTACTCCGACGATTGCGGTGCGCCCTACCTCACGAGACGTCTGGCTCATGACGATCCCCTCCTCGTTCCCGGTCGAGTGTCCCGCGACGGCGACCACGTGCGCCACCACCCGGCCCACGCCCCTCCACCGCCCCCTCCCGCTCCCGCTCCCCGAGGGCACACGATCCGCTTTGCGGATCGTGTTGCCAGGCCGACCGGCGTGTCGGGTTTGAGGAGCGGGCGGAGCGGGCCGATCGGCACGTCAGCCGCCGCGGAGGGCCTCGACCAGCAGCAGTACGCCGAAGGCCACGAACGCCACGACCGCGACGATGCGCACCGTCCGCTCCGGCAGGTTCGTCCCGAGGAGCCGCCCGAGCAGGATCGCCAGCGCGTCCGCGGCGACCATGCCGACGGTCGAGCCGAGCCAGACGCCGAACACGTCGTTGTCCGCGGCCAGGGTGACCGTCGCGAGCATCGTCTTGTCGCCGAGCTCAGCGAGGAAGAAGGTTCCCGCGACGGCGAGCAGTGCCGACCGGGCCGGGCGGGCGGCTCGGGCCTCGTCCTCCGCGGTGAGCTCGTCCCCGCGCCAGGTCCACCAGGCGAAGCCGAAGAACGCCAGTGCCGCAGCGACCTGGATCGCCCGGGTGGGCAGGGCCAGGCCGGCGAGGCCGCCGAGCAGCACCGAGAAGGCGTGTACGACGGCGGTCGCCACCGTGATCCCGGTCAGCACGATCCACGCGCGGTACCGGGTGGCGAAGGCCAGCGCCATCAGCTGGCTCTTGTCCCCGAGCTCCGCGATGAAGATCACGACCGTGGACAGCCAGAACGCCTCCACGGGCGGTCACCGTACCGGCAGCCCGGCACCGGCCCCGTGCTGCCTGGGGCGACGGCGCGCTCCCTAGGGTGGTCGTGTGCCGAGCGACTCCCGACCCGTGGCCGTGGTGCTCGCGGGAGGGCTCGGCACCCGGCTGCGCCCGCTCACCGAGATCCGGCCCAAGGCGCTCTGCCCGGTCGCGAACGTACCGCTGCTGGACCTGGCGCTGGCCTCCGTGCGCCCGCACGTGTCCGGGGTCGCCGCCAACGCGCACCACCTGGCCGACCAGGTCGTGGCGCACCTGGCGGGCACCGGCGTCGTCGTCTCGGTGGAGCACCCGGACCTGCTCGGGACGGCGGGGGCGTTGGTCAGGCTGCGGGACTGGATCGACGGCCGGCCGGTCCTCGTACGCAACGCCGACTCGTTCCTCACCGACGACCTGAGCGGACTGGTCGCGGGGTGGGACGGGGAGCGGCCGCGGCTGCTGGTCCACGAGGAGGGCCGGGCTAGCGACTTCGGGACCGCGCGCTACGTCGGCGCCTGCCTGCTGCCTGCGGCCGCCGTGGCCGCGCTGCCCCCCGGCGTCAGCGGGCTGTACGAGACCGTGTTCGCGCCGGCCCGGGACGCGGGCACGCTCGAGCTGGTGGAGACGCTGGGTTCCGCGATCGACTGCGGGACGCCGCGCGGCTATCTCGAGGCCAACCTGCGGGCCGCCGGTGCCGACCGCGTCGTGGCCCCCGGCGCGACGGTGCTCGGCCGGCTGCACCGGGTGGTGGTGTGGCCGGGCGGGTACGTCGGGCCGGACGAGGACCTGCACGACTGCATCCGGGTGGGCGCGGACCTGACCGTCGACGCCCGCTGACCCACCACGCGTACGACCCCCCAACTGGTGGAACGCAGGACCACCGCGCACGGGGTCCGCGGCGGTCGTACGTGGCACCGGGGGTGACGGACGTGACACCCGAGGCGGCTGCGGCCCAGGGGACCGGGGCCCTTCGCCCGTGGTGGGGCCGATCCCCGCCCGGCATGCTGGAGGCACGCGCCCCGGCGCGTGGCCGGGGCCCTCG
Encoded proteins:
- a CDS encoding phosphoribosyltransferase, encoding MFRDRTEAGRRLAPLLAHCAGPDTVVVGLPRGGVPVAAEVARALGAPLDVIVVRKLGVPGRPELGMGAIGEDDVRVVDPFIVRMAGVSDADLAEVEARERVELARRAERFRGGRRRIPLAGRTVVVVDDGIATGSTARAACAVARAEGARRVVLAVPVAPHDWTRRLEGAADELVCVATPDPFYAVGEFYDDFRQTSDDEVLALLHAADARGGPGADGPGDGDRGERRPRDEEVEVDVGDALVGGHLGVPPAGRGLVVFAHGSGSSRFSPRNRYVAERLQGAGLATLLFDLLTPREESDRGNVFDIDLLGRRLRAVESWARGVPGLGSEPVGFFGASTGAGAALWAAADPGCGVRAVVSRGGRPDLAGPRLHLVRAPTLLIVGGHDVAVLGMNREAQARMRCETDLAVVPGATHLFEEPGTLTSAADLARDWFLRYLADGSPVAPAGDG
- the arsB gene encoding ACR3 family arsenite efflux transporter, which produces MTANPTPSPAPPDPDEQAVLQRLSLLDRFLPVWILAAMALGLLLGRLVPSVQTALDAVKVDQTSLPIALGLLLMMYPVLAKVRYEDMGHVTGDRRLLWLSLVLNWLIGPLLMFTLAWVFLADYPEFRTGLIVIGLARCIAMVLIWNDLACGDREAAALLVAINSVFQIVAYALLGTFYLKVLPGWLGLDTQDVQFSTWDITKAVLIFLGIPLLAGYLTRRIGLRTRGERWYDERFVPFISPFALYGLLFTIVVMFALQGDAITSDPWSVALIAVPLLVYFALMWGVSFLLGWRARLGYPKTATVAFTAAGNNFELAIAVSIGVWGVTSGQALAGVVGPLIEVPALVALVYVSLWLRRRLFAGSGAGTTRR
- a CDS encoding putative inorganic carbon transporter subunit DabA translates to MILRLARAVLVLAALAALVLLAVAVTGTAPALTLGTVDLGPLGPATVGVSVGLVPAFLLVLVTGLGAVVASYAVRNLAGQRRLGRFAALEVLAIGALALAVTAQSLPLLALGWTTAGLALAALVAHAGTPSARAAAGRVRTRLLVGDAALWAAVATAGVGLGALDLATLPAAVADGPGPVVAAAALLVVVAGLVRSALVPAHRWLPETAEAPSPVSALLHAGLVNGVGVLALLLWPLLSTSAPARAALLVAGVATVLLATGQQRTRPDVKGRLAASTSAQMGYLSVTAALGLPVAVLAHVLGHGAWKAGLFLGAGGTVERVRATAPHGGGSGRSGGSGQAGSRARATTVAIVLATVAVVGAAVVPGPWGDALVAGPAELLPLAVAVAAGALGVRAALASPAGGRVAAGLAVSATLAAVAGYVLGLRALGRLLHDVAGWTPAGWGAAEAPALAAAVAGLLALAVGAWWVDRRLRAGAWPGLAAAVARTSLPAPRSARVSVTGAAQADASSAPPQCDPARVRREIRRAAAVVAPSWPLTSFVASNPLAGLEDRPFDEAVAEAAAAWGARTGPGAASLRAAVRDGRVDPDLAAQVLAGAGLDLDPDLSAVPGTDRPDATEVVLALLSGEECGPAPLQAARQRLHRGPDADPAAGSVLADALAALPRPAAPVTAPLDRLAGSDAAARARVVASWCAAQALGRTGWPVAGGPWRVLRASTTRLDRALGVRGAGALVGRLPAEPESAVAVLLDRLAGPTDDDARVTLVARVLARDPGWPAHLAWRRRQRLAPTPDRTDADATGDPLGAPDVLGPLAPDLAEPIGPADAGADPDLAGLLAVRLALEAAVGEAYGVVSTAPAAPLPAAAVSPGADGAARALADGCGALGLAPNELDDRGVAAVLGLVGAVDRVGRERLRLLLLEQAVRRDLLPALADRARDLRAGGGSALVHPLGSDAGPAGPDAQVVTCIDVRSERLRRQLEWLGPWETLGIAGFFGLPMRHVGPGGTTGDRAPALLRPGWLVAEDRAPAPAAAGALDRLRAAVHDVEARPFVPFALAEASGWLIAPAALLRTWAAGWWARLTARSARRWSLPRRGQLRLLADPEHPGTGFAPDELVAACAGFLRTVGLHRPAPLVVLCGHGGSAANHPHVAAYDCGACGGWAGDVSARALAQALNLEWVRDRLWQHGFEIDAGTRFVAAVHDTTRDRVELLEPEAGSDPALARLAADLDRAAEAAARERAGELAGARPTAGTSSVRRLRRQLDARAADWSQAFPEWGLAGNAALVVGPRALTAGLDLRGRVFLHSYRPDLDADGAVLETLLTAPLVVAQWINAQYWCATVDPARFGAGDKTTHNVLASPDGAPAPLSGVLTGAAGDLRIGLPWQAVSDRAPGTDGFDAAAPVHEPVRLLAVVCAGTDAIDAVLARHEGPGRLVEGRWLTLVSLGPEDGRLRRRLPGGRWVPAATDPRTAGEPRWGDDLVGSPAG
- a CDS encoding arsenate reductase ArsC; the encoded protein is MEAYPEVRMENTRPSVLFVCVHNAGRSQMAAAYLTHLAGDRVEVRSAGSAPADTVNPAVVEALAEEGIDISAEVPKVLTTDAVRESDVVITMGCGDVCPVFPGKRYEDWVLADPAGKGVAEVRPVRDEIRRRIEALIDEIAPAPAGPAA